One genomic segment of Intestinimonas butyriciproducens includes these proteins:
- the argC gene encoding N-acetyl-gamma-glutamyl-phosphate reductase: MRPKVFIDGQEGTTGLQIYERLGGREDIELLRIDPEKRKDAQERKKLLNDADLVFLCLPDAAAREAVALIENDRTKVIDASTAHRTSPGWVYGFPELLAGQRQRVKFAKRTANPGCHATGFLSAAAPLVATGVLPRDYPVTCYSLTGYSGGGKKMIAEYEGEGKGEALDSPRIYGTTLRHKHLPEMKALSGLDEPPVFCPIVDDYYKGMASCLMLHNARLTGKPTAEDLCEILARYYEDQQVVRVAPFEKEGSFLAANALAGTDRLELSVWGHEKQTIVVARFDNLGKGASGAAVQNMNLMLGFDETAGLAL; this comes from the coding sequence ATGAGACCCAAAGTGTTTATCGACGGCCAGGAGGGGACCACGGGGCTCCAGATATATGAGCGCCTGGGCGGCCGGGAGGATATCGAGCTCCTGCGCATCGATCCGGAAAAGCGCAAGGACGCGCAGGAGCGGAAAAAGCTCCTGAATGATGCGGATCTGGTGTTCTTGTGCCTGCCCGACGCCGCGGCCAGAGAGGCTGTGGCGCTCATTGAGAACGACCGCACAAAGGTAATCGACGCCTCTACCGCTCATCGCACCTCGCCCGGCTGGGTCTATGGCTTTCCGGAGCTGCTGGCCGGGCAGCGTCAGCGGGTGAAGTTTGCCAAGCGTACGGCGAACCCGGGGTGTCACGCCACCGGCTTTCTCTCCGCTGCCGCCCCTCTGGTGGCCACGGGTGTGCTCCCCAGGGATTACCCAGTGACATGTTACTCCCTCACCGGTTATTCCGGCGGGGGCAAAAAGATGATAGCCGAATATGAGGGGGAGGGCAAGGGCGAGGCGCTTGATAGCCCGCGCATTTATGGAACCACGCTCCGGCATAAGCATCTGCCGGAGATGAAGGCCCTCTCCGGATTGGACGAGCCGCCGGTGTTCTGCCCCATCGTGGACGACTATTATAAGGGCATGGCCTCCTGCCTGATGCTCCACAACGCCCGTCTCACCGGTAAGCCCACGGCGGAGGATCTCTGCGAGATCCTGGCCCGGTATTATGAGGACCAGCAGGTGGTGCGCGTGGCGCCCTTTGAAAAGGAAGGCAGTTTTTTGGCCGCCAATGCGCTGGCTGGAACGGACCGGCTGGAGCTGTCCGTCTGGGGGCATGAGAAGCAGACCATCGTAGTGGCCCGTTTTGACAATCTGGGCAAGGGAGCCTCCGGCGCGGCGGTTCAGAATATGAATCTGATGCTCGGCTTTGATGAAACCGCAGGGCTTGCCCTGTGA
- the argB gene encoding acetylglutamate kinase, producing MSSSHVERAQVLAEALPYIQKYSGKTVVVKYGGNAMISEALRKAVISDIILLHLVGIQVVVVHGGGPEISAMLKKIGKESRFVDGLRYTDEETMEVVQQVLCGKVNKDLVATLNRMGGRALGLCGMDAGLFQARKLSERYGLVGEITQVDPSIVEDALADGYIPVVSTVAQGVDGETAYNINADTAAAKLAVALHAEKLILLTDVRGLLRDPKNEETLIHVVELPEVPGLVKDGIIQGGMIPKVDCCVEAVRSGVERTHILDGRIPHSILIEMLSDEGIGTMLL from the coding sequence ATGTCCAGTTCCCATGTGGAGCGCGCACAGGTCCTGGCCGAGGCGCTCCCCTACATTCAAAAATACAGCGGTAAGACCGTGGTGGTCAAATACGGCGGGAACGCCATGATTTCCGAAGCGCTGCGCAAAGCCGTCATCAGCGACATCATCCTGCTCCATCTGGTGGGGATCCAGGTGGTGGTGGTCCACGGCGGCGGGCCGGAAATATCCGCCATGCTGAAGAAGATCGGCAAGGAGTCCAGGTTTGTGGACGGCCTCCGCTATACCGATGAGGAGACCATGGAGGTCGTGCAGCAGGTGCTGTGCGGCAAGGTGAACAAGGACTTGGTGGCCACCCTGAACCGCATGGGCGGACGGGCCTTGGGCCTGTGCGGGATGGATGCCGGGCTTTTCCAGGCCCGGAAGCTCAGCGAGCGCTACGGCCTGGTGGGGGAGATCACCCAGGTGGACCCCTCCATCGTAGAGGACGCTCTGGCCGACGGCTATATTCCGGTGGTGTCCACCGTGGCCCAGGGTGTGGACGGGGAGACGGCCTACAACATCAACGCCGACACTGCCGCCGCCAAGCTGGCGGTGGCCCTCCACGCGGAAAAGCTCATCCTTCTCACCGATGTGCGGGGTCTGCTGCGGGACCCCAAGAACGAAGAGACGCTCATCCATGTGGTGGAGCTCCCGGAGGTCCCGGGACTGGTCAAGGATGGGATCATTCAAGGGGGGATGATCCCCAAGGTGGACTGTTGTGTGGAGGCGGTCCGCAGCGGAGTGGAGCGCACTCACATTCTGGACGGGCGCATTCCCCACTCCATCCTGATCGAAATGCTCTCCGACGAGGGCATCGGCACTATGCTTCTGTGA
- a CDS encoding argininosuccinate synthase: protein MAEQKKIKKVVLAYSGGLDTSIIIPWLKENYGDPEIIAVSGDVGQGTELDGLEEKAIKTGASKLYVEDLTDEMVDEVIIPSMQMGAKYEDYLLGTAFARPIIAKRLVEIAEKEGADAICHGCTGKGNDQVRFELAIKRFAPEMKIIAPWREWDIKGRDEEIDYAEAHNVPLKISRETNYSKDKNLWHLSHEGLDLEDPANEPQYEKPGFLEMGVSPVQAPDAPTYVTIDFAQGVPVAVDGVKMKASDVVRKLNELGGANGIGLLDIVENRLVGMKDRGVYETPGGTILYRAHEVLEMITIDKDTAHMKSKLAVDFADLVYNGKWFTPLREALSAFASKTQEHVTGTVKLKLYKGNIITAGVTSPETLYSEDLVTFEESDYDQKDSAGFINLWGLPDTVQALREQGKLK from the coding sequence ATGGCTGAGCAGAAAAAGATCAAAAAAGTAGTTCTCGCCTATTCCGGCGGACTGGATACATCCATCATCATTCCCTGGCTGAAAGAGAATTACGGTGACCCTGAGATCATCGCCGTCTCCGGCGACGTGGGACAGGGCACCGAGCTGGACGGTCTGGAGGAGAAGGCCATCAAGACGGGGGCCTCCAAGCTGTATGTGGAGGACCTGACCGACGAGATGGTGGACGAGGTGATTATCCCTTCCATGCAGATGGGGGCCAAGTATGAGGACTACCTGCTCGGCACCGCCTTCGCCCGGCCCATCATCGCCAAGCGTCTGGTGGAGATCGCCGAAAAGGAGGGCGCTGATGCCATCTGCCATGGCTGCACCGGCAAGGGCAACGACCAGGTCCGGTTCGAGCTGGCCATCAAGCGGTTTGCGCCTGAGATGAAGATCATCGCACCTTGGCGGGAGTGGGATATCAAAGGCCGTGATGAGGAGATCGACTATGCCGAGGCCCACAACGTCCCCCTGAAGATCAGCCGTGAGACCAATTATTCCAAGGACAAGAATCTGTGGCACCTCTCCCATGAGGGCCTGGATCTGGAGGACCCCGCCAACGAGCCCCAGTATGAGAAGCCCGGATTCCTGGAGATGGGTGTAAGCCCTGTCCAGGCCCCCGATGCGCCCACCTATGTGACCATCGACTTTGCCCAGGGTGTGCCCGTGGCGGTGGATGGCGTAAAGATGAAGGCATCCGACGTGGTGCGCAAGCTCAATGAGCTGGGCGGCGCCAACGGTATCGGCCTGCTGGATATCGTGGAGAACCGTCTGGTAGGGATGAAGGACCGGGGCGTCTATGAGACGCCGGGCGGCACCATCCTCTACCGCGCCCATGAGGTGCTGGAGATGATCACCATCGACAAGGACACCGCCCATATGAAGAGCAAGCTGGCGGTGGACTTTGCCGACCTGGTTTACAACGGAAAGTGGTTCACGCCGCTGCGGGAGGCCCTGAGCGCGTTTGCCTCCAAAACGCAGGAGCACGTCACCGGTACCGTGAAGCTCAAGCTGTATAAGGGAAATATCATCACCGCCGGCGTCACCTCTCCCGAGACCCTGTATTCCGAGGATCTGGTCACCTTTGAGGAGAGTGACTATGACCAGAAAGACTCCGCCGGATTCATCAACCTCTGGGGACTGCCCGACACGGTCCAGGCGCTGCGGGAGCAGGGCAAGCTGAAGTAA
- the argJ gene encoding bifunctional glutamate N-acetyltransferase/amino-acid acetyltransferase ArgJ — MKMLPGGVTAPKGFQASGVHCGVKKGKGDGNQPPMSKMPEVLEGKKDLALILSERECTAAAVYTLNRVKAAPLYVTMDHLENGEAQGIVANSGNANACAPNSHEHAERMCELAAAATGLKAGDFVVASTGVIGQELNIAAIEQGLPQAAAQLSKDGSDAAANAIMTTDTVKKELAVSCMVGGKTVTIGAIAKGSGMIHPNMGTMLCFVTTDCAVTQEMLSDALHEIVPRTFNRVTIDGDTSTNDMCVVLANGMAENPLIEWKDDNYTVFYKTLYSVFEQLARSIAADGEGASKLITCTVRNARSEESAERLSKSVVGSSLVKAAMFGSDANWGRVLCAMGYSKAPFRPEFVDVKFRSVVGEVLVCRQGAGVDFDEEQATTILSQDEVVIDVDLHEGDQQATCWGCDLTYDYVKINGDYRT, encoded by the coding sequence ATGAAAATGCTTCCCGGCGGAGTCACCGCCCCTAAAGGATTCCAAGCGTCCGGCGTCCACTGCGGCGTCAAAAAGGGCAAGGGGGACGGCAATCAGCCCCCCATGAGCAAAATGCCCGAGGTGCTGGAGGGCAAAAAGGACTTGGCCCTCATCCTCTCGGAGAGGGAGTGCACCGCCGCCGCCGTGTACACCCTCAACCGGGTGAAGGCGGCCCCGCTGTATGTCACCATGGACCATCTGGAAAACGGAGAGGCCCAGGGCATCGTGGCCAATTCCGGCAATGCCAACGCCTGTGCCCCCAACAGCCATGAGCACGCGGAGCGGATGTGTGAGCTGGCCGCCGCAGCCACGGGTCTGAAGGCCGGTGATTTTGTGGTGGCATCCACCGGCGTCATCGGGCAGGAGCTGAACATCGCCGCCATTGAGCAGGGGCTGCCCCAGGCGGCGGCACAGCTTTCGAAGGATGGCTCCGACGCGGCCGCCAACGCCATTATGACCACGGATACCGTGAAAAAGGAGCTGGCGGTCTCCTGCATGGTGGGGGGAAAGACTGTCACCATCGGGGCCATCGCCAAAGGCTCCGGCATGATCCATCCCAATATGGGCACAATGCTCTGCTTTGTCACCACTGACTGCGCCGTCACACAGGAGATGCTCTCCGACGCCCTGCATGAGATCGTTCCCCGTACCTTCAACCGCGTTACCATCGACGGGGATACCTCCACCAACGATATGTGCGTGGTGCTGGCCAACGGTATGGCGGAGAACCCCCTTATTGAGTGGAAGGACGACAATTATACCGTATTCTATAAGACGCTCTACAGCGTCTTTGAGCAGCTTGCCCGCAGCATTGCCGCCGACGGCGAGGGGGCCAGCAAGCTCATCACCTGCACCGTGCGGAACGCCCGCAGCGAGGAGAGCGCCGAACGGCTCTCCAAGAGCGTGGTGGGGTCCTCTCTGGTAAAGGCCGCCATGTTTGGCTCTGACGCAAACTGGGGTCGGGTGCTGTGCGCCATGGGTTACTCCAAGGCCCCCTTCCGCCCGGAGTTTGTGGATGTGAAGTTCCGCTCTGTGGTGGGCGAGGTGCTGGTGTGCCGGCAGGGTGCCGGCGTGGATTTCGACGAGGAGCAGGCCACCACGATCCTCAGCCAGGATGAGGTGGTCATCGATGTGGACCTCCACGAGGGCGACCAGCAGGCCACCTGCTGGGGCTGCGATCTCACCTACGACTATGTAAAGATCAACGGCGATTACAGAACCTGA
- a CDS encoding DUF6320 domain-containing protein yields MSYCVNCGVELDATARACPLCHTPVQNPNQPVDAELPPPFPSRRKEVQPTSKKELALLISAMFASVAVLCGVLNLFFLHSGRPWSLYVVGAAVMLWLWLVPPLLLRGMPLWVRLLLDSCAVGVYVYLISIDLHGQRWFLGLALPIILTGGAIVTALGLILSRGRSILSSVTLIIGAVGLFVVGIELFVDRWMGGSYEPGWSIVVATVCIALIIPLLVVRHRPALRDEARRRFHM; encoded by the coding sequence ATGTCCTACTGCGTCAACTGCGGTGTGGAGCTGGACGCCACGGCCAGAGCATGTCCGCTCTGTCACACGCCGGTCCAGAACCCCAATCAGCCGGTGGATGCCGAGCTTCCGCCGCCCTTCCCCAGTCGACGGAAGGAGGTGCAGCCCACCAGCAAAAAGGAACTGGCCCTGCTCATCTCCGCGATGTTTGCCTCGGTGGCCGTGCTGTGCGGGGTGCTCAACCTGTTCTTCCTGCACTCCGGGCGGCCCTGGTCCCTTTACGTCGTTGGCGCGGCTGTGATGCTGTGGCTCTGGCTGGTGCCGCCGCTCCTTCTGCGGGGGATGCCCCTGTGGGTGCGGCTGCTGCTGGACTCCTGCGCGGTGGGGGTATATGTCTATCTGATCTCCATCGACCTCCACGGACAGCGGTGGTTTCTGGGGCTGGCCCTGCCCATCATACTGACCGGCGGAGCCATCGTCACCGCATTGGGACTGATCCTCAGCCGCGGTCGCTCCATTCTCAGCAGCGTTACGCTGATCATCGGCGCCGTCGGCCTCTTTGTGGTGGGGATCGAACTCTTTGTGGACCGCTGGATGGGCGGGAGCTATGAACCGGGCTGGTCCATCGTGGTGGCAACGGTCTGCATTGCCCTGATCATCCCTCTGCTGGTCGTCCGCCACCGCCCTGCCCTCAGGGATGAGGCGCGGCGGAGGTTCCATATGTAG
- a CDS encoding glycosyltransferase encodes MYKITCELPVNREPWNIPLEQRIKTVLSAVNKGRNVALMVYEREDTSTFRYRCYNVYQITSCGSWQSVYFFMHELDAVEKLLGKCRLLVLTRVKWSYPLNNLVGRAKRAGIPVLFDVDDLVCNTQYLPLLTNTLNVHFGAEVDYDFWFAYVARNEAAAILADGFITTNPFLGGKLSERFGKPYQVIINSLNEEQLRISEQCRKKKSQQNNSEPFTIGYFSGTPSHINDFRMVYRELLQLLEDYPEMVLQVVGFMEFPQEMQPMIQKKRITFTPLVDFMELQRLVAQVDVNIVPLVHNTFTNCKSELKFFEAAAVDTVTVATPTYTYEHSIRQGETGFLCRQGQWYDTIAMLYQQPELRKQTAEQAEAYCLDTYAGDTFRKQVCAAYDYFAK; translated from the coding sequence ATGTATAAGATCACATGTGAATTGCCTGTGAACCGGGAGCCCTGGAACATTCCGTTGGAGCAGAGGATCAAGACCGTGCTTTCCGCCGTCAACAAAGGCAGAAATGTTGCTCTGATGGTGTATGAGCGGGAGGATACGTCTACTTTCCGCTATCGCTGCTACAATGTGTATCAAATCACAAGCTGTGGCTCGTGGCAAAGCGTGTATTTTTTCATGCATGAACTGGATGCCGTGGAGAAGCTGCTGGGAAAGTGCCGACTTCTGGTCCTGACTCGTGTGAAGTGGAGTTATCCGCTGAATAACCTCGTTGGTAGAGCGAAAAGAGCGGGTATTCCGGTGCTGTTCGACGTAGATGACTTAGTCTGTAACACGCAGTATCTGCCTCTTTTGACCAACACGCTCAACGTCCACTTTGGAGCAGAGGTAGACTATGATTTCTGGTTTGCATATGTTGCCCGTAATGAAGCGGCCGCGATACTGGCAGACGGATTCATTACCACGAACCCGTTTTTGGGCGGAAAGCTGAGTGAGCGGTTCGGCAAACCCTATCAGGTCATCATCAACTCGCTGAATGAAGAGCAGCTTCGGATTTCGGAGCAGTGCCGGAAGAAGAAGAGCCAGCAGAACAACAGCGAACCATTTACCATCGGGTACTTCAGCGGCACCCCGTCTCATATCAACGACTTTCGGATGGTATATCGGGAACTGCTGCAGCTGCTGGAGGATTATCCTGAAATGGTGCTGCAGGTAGTCGGTTTTATGGAGTTTCCCCAAGAGATGCAGCCCATGATCCAGAAGAAAAGGATTACATTTACGCCTCTGGTCGATTTCATGGAGCTTCAGCGTCTTGTTGCTCAGGTGGATGTGAATATCGTTCCGCTGGTGCATAACACCTTCACCAACTGCAAGTCTGAGCTTAAATTTTTCGAGGCTGCTGCTGTGGATACGGTGACCGTAGCAACCCCCACCTATACATATGAGCATTCCATCCGTCAGGGGGAGACTGGCTTCCTCTGCAGGCAGGGACAGTGGTATGACACAATTGCCATGCTCTATCAACAGCCAGAGCTGCGGAAACAAACAGCGGAGCAAGCGGAAGCGTATTGCCTGGATACCTATGCCGGAGATACTTTCCGTAAGCAGGTGTGCGCTGCCTACGACTATTTTGCAAAATAA
- the argH gene encoding argininosuccinate lyase yields the protein MKLWAGRFQKETDTAVNDFNSSISFDARLYQEDIAGSIAHATMLGKQGVIEEHEAEKIIQGLQAILKDIEAGAVEFSEENEDIHMNIESELTSRIGDTGKRLHTARSRNDQVAVDFRLYVKKEIPVIVGMILDLEKVLVKKAEANLNAVMPGYTHLQRAQPTTFAHYMMAYANMLKRDVTRLEDCLERMDECPLGAGALATSTYPVDRFQTAQALGFRKPTDNSLDSVSDRDFAIEFTSALSILMMHLSRFSEEIILWCSWEFKFVELDDAYSTGSSIMPQKKNPDVAELVRGKTGRVYGSLITLLTIMKGLPLAYNKDMQEDKEPVFDAIDTVEQCLPVFAAMVDTLTVKNRNMQKAAAGGFINATDCADYLVKKGLPFRDAYMIVGRLVHMCIKTGETLDTLPLKDFQSVSGAFGPDVYQALELKTCVGGRKVYGGPAPDSVKTQIEHIKEFVEARTE from the coding sequence ATGAAACTTTGGGCAGGACGATTCCAGAAGGAGACCGATACGGCGGTCAACGATTTCAATTCCTCCATCAGCTTTGACGCCCGGCTCTATCAGGAGGATATTGCGGGCTCCATCGCCCATGCGACCATGCTGGGAAAACAGGGCGTCATCGAGGAGCATGAGGCGGAAAAGATTATCCAGGGTCTCCAAGCGATTCTCAAGGACATTGAGGCCGGGGCAGTGGAATTCTCCGAGGAGAACGAAGATATCCACATGAACATTGAGAGCGAGCTCACCTCCCGCATCGGCGACACGGGCAAGCGACTCCACACCGCCCGCAGCCGGAACGACCAGGTGGCTGTGGACTTCCGGCTCTATGTAAAAAAGGAGATCCCTGTGATCGTCGGCATGATCCTGGACCTGGAGAAGGTACTGGTTAAAAAGGCGGAGGCCAATCTGAATGCCGTGATGCCTGGCTATACCCATCTCCAGCGGGCACAGCCCACCACCTTTGCCCACTACATGATGGCCTATGCCAACATGCTCAAGCGGGATGTGACCCGGCTGGAGGACTGCCTGGAGCGTATGGACGAGTGTCCGCTGGGCGCCGGTGCCCTGGCCACCTCCACCTATCCGGTGGACCGGTTCCAGACCGCCCAGGCCCTGGGGTTCCGGAAGCCCACCGACAACTCTCTGGACTCCGTGTCCGACCGGGACTTTGCCATTGAGTTTACCTCGGCGCTGTCCATCCTCATGATGCACCTCTCCCGTTTTTCGGAGGAGATCATCCTCTGGTGCTCCTGGGAGTTCAAATTCGTGGAGCTGGACGACGCCTATTCCACCGGCTCTTCCATCATGCCGCAGAAAAAGAACCCGGATGTGGCCGAGCTGGTCCGGGGCAAGACGGGCCGGGTCTACGGCTCCCTCATTACGCTGCTCACCATCATGAAGGGTCTGCCCCTGGCCTATAACAAGGATATGCAGGAGGACAAAGAGCCCGTCTTCGACGCCATCGATACAGTGGAACAGTGCCTGCCCGTCTTTGCCGCCATGGTGGATACGTTGACAGTAAAGAACCGGAACATGCAGAAGGCGGCTGCCGGCGGCTTTATCAACGCCACAGACTGCGCCGATTATCTGGTGAAGAAGGGGCTTCCCTTCCGGGACGCCTATATGATCGTTGGCCGGCTGGTGCATATGTGCATCAAGACGGGGGAGACCCTGGACACCTTGCCGCTGAAGGACTTCCAGTCGGTCTCCGGGGCCTTTGGGCCCGATGTATACCAGGCGCTGGAGCTCAAGACATGCGTGGGAGGCCGCAAAGTCTACGGCGGTCCCGCGCCCGACTCGGTCAAAACGCAGATCGAGCACATCAAGGAGTTTGTAGAGGCGAGGACGGAATGA
- a CDS encoding IreB family regulatory phosphoprotein, with amino-acid sequence MDFTRKFNLNEDKGDEIKAILTSVYNSLQEKGYNPINQIVGYILSEDPTYITNYNNARSLIRRLDRDELLQELVKKYLAD; translated from the coding sequence ATGGATTTTACGCGCAAATTCAATCTGAACGAGGACAAGGGCGACGAGATCAAGGCCATTCTGACCTCTGTGTACAACTCGCTCCAGGAGAAGGGGTATAACCCCATCAATCAGATCGTCGGATATATCCTCTCCGAAGACCCCACCTATATCACCAACTACAACAACGCCCGCTCCCTCATCCGCCGGCTGGACCGGGATGAGTTGCTGCAAGAGCTGGTGAAGAAGTACTTGGCCGATTAG
- a CDS encoding DegT/DnrJ/EryC1/StrS family aminotransferase has translation MNGVRPGTWEGVDVAVYSYQAVKNLSTADSGMICFADEKYDAIARKLGWLGINKDTYARTGEKGTYKWKYDVEYVGQKDHGNSIMAAIALVQIKYLDEENIFRRKAVKQSNDAFAGNPNIQIISAPHADECSYHTYEIAVPDRDALLDELAKHEIYGGVHYRDNTEYAMYAYDHGTCPHAHEISRHIITLPLNL, from the coding sequence GTGAACGGTGTCCGCCCAGGAACTTGGGAGGGCGTAGATGTGGCTGTCTACTCTTACCAAGCAGTAAAAAATTTGTCCACTGCCGATAGTGGTATGATTTGCTTTGCTGACGAAAAGTATGACGCCATTGCCCGTAAATTGGGCTGGCTGGGTATCAATAAAGACACCTATGCCCGCACAGGAGAGAAGGGCACCTATAAGTGGAAATATGACGTAGAGTACGTGGGACAAAAAGATCACGGAAATTCAATTATGGCGGCCATCGCATTGGTACAAATTAAATATTTGGATGAGGAAAATATATTTCGCCGCAAAGCGGTTAAGCAGTCCAATGACGCCTTTGCCGGAAATCCCAACATTCAAATTATCAGCGCGCCTCACGCGGACGAGTGTTCTTACCATACTTATGAAATTGCGGTGCCTGATCGCGATGCCCTTTTGGACGAGCTGGCAAAGCACGAAATCTATGGTGGTGTGCACTACCGGGATAACACGGAGTATGCTATGTATGCCTATGACCATGGCACCTGCCCTCATGCCCATGAAATTTCTCGGCATATTATTACACTGCCGCTAAATCTTTAG
- a CDS encoding aspartate aminotransferase family protein — MDFQTIKARDDQYVLNTYARFPVDVDHGKNATLYSAEGREYIDFTSGIGVNSIGCANPKWVDAIAVQAARLGHMSNLFYTQPCGQLAEQLCRRAGMSAAFFANSGAESNEGLIKLARKYSFDKYGKGRGTILTLKNSFHGRTVTTLSATGQDVFHNYFFPFTDGFRFAEPTMDGIAEVSGHDVCAVMLELIQGESGVYPLDQGFVHDLAVLCAERDWLLLVDEVQTGIGRTGTLFCYQQYGILPDAVSFAKGIAGGLPFGGFLVSEKCRSVLTPGTHATTFGGNPVCAAAALATLQILSEDVMGEITDKGNYLRGAIESLELPCLGKTRGLGLMIGIEVKPGRTNRDVAVQLMENGLLVLTAGPALRLLPPLTITKDEMDKGLAIMKQTLGGM, encoded by the coding sequence ATGGATTTTCAGACCATCAAAGCCCGGGACGACCAATATGTCCTCAACACCTATGCCCGCTTCCCGGTAGACGTCGACCATGGCAAGAACGCTACGCTCTATAGTGCGGAGGGCAGGGAGTATATCGACTTCACCTCCGGCATCGGGGTGAACTCTATCGGCTGCGCCAACCCCAAATGGGTGGACGCCATCGCCGTCCAGGCCGCCAGGCTGGGGCATATGTCCAATCTCTTCTATACCCAGCCCTGCGGCCAGCTGGCCGAACAGCTCTGCCGCCGGGCCGGCATGTCGGCGGCCTTTTTCGCCAATTCCGGCGCGGAATCCAACGAGGGCCTCATCAAGCTGGCCCGGAAATATTCCTTCGACAAGTACGGGAAGGGGAGAGGGACCATCCTCACCCTGAAAAATTCTTTCCATGGCCGCACCGTCACCACTCTGTCGGCCACTGGCCAGGATGTATTCCATAACTATTTCTTCCCGTTCACCGATGGGTTCCGTTTTGCCGAGCCCACCATGGATGGGATCGCCGAGGTCTCCGGCCACGACGTCTGCGCGGTCATGCTGGAGCTGATCCAGGGGGAGAGCGGCGTCTATCCGCTGGACCAGGGCTTTGTCCACGATCTGGCAGTCCTCTGTGCCGAGCGGGACTGGCTGCTGCTGGTGGACGAGGTCCAGACGGGGATCGGGCGCACCGGCACTCTGTTCTGTTATCAGCAGTACGGTATTCTGCCCGATGCGGTGTCCTTTGCCAAGGGCATTGCAGGGGGGCTGCCCTTCGGCGGCTTTCTGGTCAGCGAGAAGTGCCGCAGCGTTCTTACGCCGGGCACCCATGCCACCACCTTCGGCGGCAACCCCGTCTGCGCCGCCGCCGCGCTGGCGACGCTGCAAATTCTCAGCGAGGATGTGATGGGGGAGATCACCGACAAGGGAAATTATCTGCGGGGGGCCATTGAATCCTTGGAGCTGCCGTGTCTGGGGAAGACAAGGGGACTGGGACTGATGATCGGTATCGAGGTGAAGCCCGGCCGGACCAACCGGGACGTGGCGGTGCAGCTCATGGAAAACGGGCTTCTGGTGCTGACGGCGGGCCCCGCCCTTCGCCTGCTACCGCCGCTCACCATCACCAAGGACGAAATGGACAAGGGCCTTGCCATCATGAAGCAGACGCTGGGGGGAATGTAA
- the argF gene encoding ornithine carbamoyltransferase has product MQKGLLKLLDLTREDITRILNVGDQMKYNQKHGLTHNYLQGKTLAMIFEKNSTRTRVSFETGMYQLGGHALFLSGKESQIGRGEPIEDTARVLSRYCDGIMIRTYGQDEVEELAKYASIPVINGLTDFAHPCQVLADLMTVRERMTRLEGLKLCFVGDGNNMANSLIVGGLKCGMDVSVACPEGYDPDAKVLDFAKTVTDAKFTLCRDPGEAAEGADVIITDVWASMGQEEEREKRRLAFEGIYQVNAELMKAAHPGAMVQHCLPAHRGEEITAEVFEAHADEIFDEAENRLHAQKAVMYLLMGEQ; this is encoded by the coding sequence ATGCAGAAAGGCCTTTTGAAGCTGCTGGACCTCACCCGGGAGGATATCACTAGGATTCTCAATGTGGGCGACCAGATGAAGTACAACCAGAAGCATGGCCTCACCCACAACTATCTCCAGGGCAAGACGCTGGCCATGATCTTTGAGAAGAATTCCACCCGCACCCGGGTCTCCTTCGAGACCGGCATGTATCAGTTGGGGGGACACGCCCTTTTCCTCTCCGGCAAGGAGAGCCAGATTGGCCGTGGGGAGCCCATCGAGGACACCGCGCGGGTCCTGTCCCGGTACTGTGACGGCATCATGATCCGCACCTATGGCCAGGACGAGGTGGAGGAGCTGGCAAAATACGCCTCCATTCCCGTCATTAACGGACTGACGGACTTCGCCCATCCCTGCCAGGTCCTGGCCGATCTCATGACCGTCCGGGAGCGGATGACCCGCCTGGAAGGGCTGAAGCTCTGCTTTGTCGGCGACGGCAACAACATGGCCAACTCCCTGATTGTGGGCGGCCTCAAATGCGGCATGGACGTGTCCGTGGCCTGCCCGGAGGGCTATGATCCCGATGCCAAGGTGCTGGACTTTGCAAAGACGGTCACCGACGCCAAGTTTACCCTCTGCCGGGACCCCGGGGAGGCCGCGGAGGGCGCCGATGTGATCATCACCGATGTGTGGGCCTCCATGGGGCAGGAGGAGGAGCGTGAGAAGCGCCGGTTGGCCTTTGAGGGGATCTATCAGGTCAACGCGGAGCTGATGAAGGCGGCACACCCCGGGGCCATGGTGCAGCACTGCCTGCCCGCCCACCGCGGAGAGGAGATCACCGCCGAGGTATTCGAAGCCCACGCAGATGAGATTTTTGACGAGGCGGAGAACCGCCTCCATGCCCAGAAGGCGGTCATGTATCTGCTCATGGGTGAGCAGTGA